A window from Setaria italica strain Yugu1 chromosome VIII, Setaria_italica_v2.0, whole genome shotgun sequence encodes these proteins:
- the LOC101759964 gene encoding eukaryotic translation initiation factor 2 subunit gamma: MARRGLMEQDLSRLDVATLHPLSPEVISRQATINIGTIGHVAHGKSTVVKAISGVQTVRFKNELERNITIKLGYANAKIYKCEDDRCPRPMCYKAYGSGKEDSPLCDVPGFENCRMKLLRHVSFVDCPGHDILMATMLNGAAIMDGALLLIAANESCPQPQTSEHLAAVEIMRLQHIIILQNKIDLIQESAAMNQHEAIQKFIQGTIAQGAPVVPISAQLKYNIDVICEYIVKRIPIPERNFTSPPNMIVIRSFDVNKPGSEVDEIKGGVAGGSILKGVLRVNQRIEVRPGIVMKDEHGKLKCTPIYSRIVSLYAEQNELQFAVPGGLIGVGTTMDPTLTRADRLVGQVLGEVGSLPDVYIELEVNFFLLRRLLGVRTSGTERASRVSKLAKGEILMLNIGSMSTGARVVAVRNDLAKLQLTAPVCTSKGEKLALSRRIEKHWRLIGWGTIQAGNTLEVPPCPL; this comes from the exons ATGGCACGCCGAGGATTGATGGAGCAGGATCTGAGCAGGCTCGATGTCGCCACGCTGCACCCTCTATCGCCAGAGGTGATTTCACGCCAGGCGACGATCAACATCG GTACCATTGGGCACGTGGCCCATGGGAAGTCTACTGTTGTCAAAGCAATATCAGGTGTACAG ACTGTTCGTTTCAAGAATGAACTGGAGCGCAATATCACTATAAAGCTTGGCTATGCTAATGCAAAAATCTATAAATGTGAAGATGATAGGTGCCCACGACCAATGTGCTACAA GGCGTATGGCAGTGGCAAAGAAGATAGCCCTCTCTGTGATGTGCCAGGTTTTGAAAACTGTAGGATGAAGCTCCTGAGACATGTTTCATTTGTTGACTGCCCA GGGCATGACATTCTCATGGCTACAATGCTTAATGGAGCTGCTATCATGGATGGAGCACTTCTTCTGATTGCAGCAAATGAGAGCTGCCCACAACCCCAGACATCTGAGCACCTTGCAGCTGTTGAAATTATGCGTCTTCAACATATTATCATTCTGCAGAACAAGATCGATCTTATCCAGGAAAGTGCAGCAATGAACCAGCATGAAGCAATCCAGAAATTTATACAG GGAACAATAGCTCAAGGTGCTCCTGTGGTGCCAATATCTGCACAGCTAAAGTACAACATTGATGTTATCTGCGAATACATCGTGAAAAGGATCCCCATCCCTGAGAGGAATTTCACCTCTCCTCCCAACATGATTGTTATTCGTTCTTTTGATGTGAACAAACCTGGTTCAGAGGTTGACGAAATCAAGGGCGGAGTAGCTGGTGGCAGTATCCTCAAG GGAGTCCTGAGGGTGAACCAGAGAATCGAAGTTCGTCCAGGCATCGTGATGAAGGATGAGCATGGCAAACTTAAATGCACGCCCATCTACTCAAGGATTGTCTCCCTGTATGCTGAGCAGAACGAACTCCAGTTTGCTGTTCCTGGAGGCCTTATTGGAGTTGGAACTACCATGGACCCGACACTGACTCGTGCTGATAGGCTGGTCGGGCAGGTTCTTGGTGAAGTTGGATCATTGCCTGATGTTTACATCGAGTTAGAG GTGAATTTCTTCCTCCTAAGGAGGCTGCTGGGGGTGAGGACAAGTGGAACAGAAAGGGCAAGCAGGGTCTCAAAGCTCGCCAAGGGTGAGATCTTGATGCTTAACATCGGGTCGATGTCCACAGGAGCCCGCGTTGTCGCCGTGAGGAATGATCTTGCGAAGCTGCAGCTGACCGCACCGGTGTGCACCAGCAAGGGTGAGAAGCTGGCCCTTAGCCGCCGCATCGAGAAGCACTGGCGTCTCATAGGTTGGGGCACAATCCAGGCCGGCAATACACTCGAAGTCCCCCCCTGCCCGCTCTGA
- the LOC101759276 gene encoding SWI/SNF complex subunit SWI3C encodes MPRKASSTSDSRLKWRKRKRNSNASPSKPSTSSAAAADHSDESDSAAANDDEYAAAGDGADDDEAPADAAAASEDPVLDHREAEVLPTAEPISAFPAAKRRVVNRPHQSVLALIAAERSAYSGDITAAAPPPVLENISHGQLQVLSGVLPDHPSLTTDPNKTSLYVCTPPPLMEGHGVPKQFHGRLHVVPKHSDWFSPGTVHRLERQVVPHFFTGKSPGHTPEKYAMLRNKVIAKYLENPGKRLAFAECQGLVGNTGELYDLSRIVRFLDTWGIINYLAAGSVHRGLRMATSLLREEPSGELQLLTAPLKSIDGLVLFDRPKCSLQAEDISSMASSSSNSELVDFDAAFADLDGKIRERLSESSCSYCLQPLPSLHYRSQKEADIALCSDCFHDARYITGHSSLDFQRVDGDNDGLENDSDKWTDEETLLLLEGIEKYNDNWDDIAGHVGTKSKAQCIYHFIRLPVEDGLLENVEVSNGSMPFRAQSNGFPHLDSNGSTSGIPVQSFRHGNELPFINSSNPVMSLVAFLASVIGPRVAASCAHAALSFLTRDDDPRLSSEGMHADGRGNGANPIFHNHNGASPAISPENVKHAAMCGLSAAAMKSKLFADQEEREVQRLAATVINHQLKRLELKLKQFAEVETLLLKECEQVERVRQRISADRARMRSAMLGSTGMPGSSSTMPSNPVSMSPRPVGVPGSMPQASMPTAYANNMQGHGHPQMPQMSFMHQRPQMLSFGPRLPLSAIQTQPSPQASNIMFNSGMPSSVTPNHHQLLRSSSGNNSSAG; translated from the exons atgcCGCGCAAGGCCTCATCCACATCAG ATTCGCGCCTAAAATGGCGCAAGCGGAAGCGCAACTCCAACGCGTCTCCATCCAagccctccacctcctccgccgccgcggccgaccaCTCCGACGAGTCCGACTCCGCCGCCGCGAACGACGACGAGTACGCCGCTGCGGGGGACggggccgacgacgacgaggcccccgcggacgccgccgcggcgtccgagGACCCCGTGCTCGACCACCGCGAGGCGGAGGTGCTGCCCACGGCCGAGCCCATCTCCGCCTTCCCCGCCGCGAAGCGCCGCGTGGTCAACCGGCCGCACCAGTCCGTCCTCGCCCTGATCGCGGCCGAGCGATCTGCTTATTCCGGCGACATCACTgctgcggcgccgccgccggtgctagAGAACATCTCTCACGGGCAGCTGCAGGTGCTCTCTGGGGTGCTTCCGGACCACCCATCCCTCACCACAGACCCCAACAAGACGTCCTTGTATGTGTGCACCCCGCCTCCCCTAATGGAGGGGCATGGCGTGCCCAAGCAGTTCCACGGTCGTCTCCATGTCGTGCCAAAGCACTCAG ATTGGTTCTCCCCCGGGACTGTGCATAGGCTGGAAAGGCAGGTGGTTCCACACTTCTTTACAGGGAAGTCTCCAGGGCACACCCCGGAGAAGTACGCCATGTTAAGGAATAAAGTTATCGCCAAGTACTTGGAGAACCCAGGCAAGAGGCttgcttttgccgagtgccaggggcttGTTGGGAACACAGGTGAACTGTATGATCTGAGTAGGATCGTTAGGTTCTTGGACACTTGGGGGATCATTAATTACCTTGCAGCTGGGTCAGTGCACCGCGGCCTGAGGATGGCAACATCGCTTCTAAGAGAGGAACCATCAGGGGAATTGCAATTGCTCACAGCACCATTGAAATCAATCGATGGTCTGGTTTTGTTTGACCGGCCGAAATGTAGCCTCCAAGCGGAGGACATTTCTTCGATGGCATCATCTTCATCAAATTCGGAGTTGGTGGATTTTGATGCTGCATTTGCAGACTTGGACGGGAAGATTAGGGAGCGTTTGTCTGAAAGCTCTTGCAGTTATTGCTTACAGCCTTTGCCAAGTTTGCATTACCGATCACAAAAGGAG GCAGATATTGCTCTGTGCTCTGATTGCTTCCATGACGCGAGATATATTACTGGGCATTCTAGCTTAGATTTCCAGAGAGTGGATGGGGATAATGATGGATTGGAAAATGATAGTGATAAATGGACTGATGAAGAAACATTGTTGCTGTTGGAGGGCATTGAGAAGTACAATGACAACTGGGATGACATTGCAGGGCATGTTGGAACAAAATCAAAGGCACAATGTATTTACCATTTTATTCGGCTTCCAGTAGAAGATGGTTTGCTAGAGAATGTTGAGGTATCGAATGGATCCATGCCATTTAGAGCACAAAGCAATGGTTTTCCACATTTAGATTCAAATGGCAGCACTTCAG GGATACCAGTTCAAAGTTTTCGACATGGAAACGAGCTTCCATTCATTAATTCTTCTAATCCTGTCATGTCGTTG GTTGCATTTTTGGCCTCTGTGATAGGACCAAGAGTTGCAGCATCATGCGCACATGCAGCATTATCTTTTTTAACAAGAGATGATGATCCCAG GCTCAGTTCAGAAGGCATGCATGCTGATGGCAGGGGCAATGGTGCAAATCCTATTTTTCACAACCATAATG GTGCTTCACCAGCCATTTCTCCAGAAAATGTGAAACATGCTGCCATGTGTGGTCTGTCAGCAGCAGCAATGAAGTCTAAACTCTTTGCGGACCAAGAGGAACGTGAAGTCCAAAGACTAGCTGCTACTGTAATAAATCATCAG TTAAAGAGGTTGGAGTTGAAATTGAAGCAGTTTGCGGAAGTAGAGACTTTGCTCTTGAAGGAATGTGAGCAAGTGGAGAGGGTGAGACAGCGGATTTCAGCTGACCGTGCCCGGATGAGGTCAGCCATGTTGGGTTCTACTGGAATGCCTGGAAGCAGTAGCACCATGCCGTCAAATCCAGTAAGCATGAGCCCCAGACCAGTGGGTGTGCCGGGCTCCATGCCTCAGGCCAGCATGCCAACCGCATACGCCAATAACATGCAGGGACATGGTCATCCCCAGATGCCTCAGATGTCATTCATGCATCAGCGGCCGCAGATGCTCTCTTTCGGTCCTCGCCTTCCACTCTCGGCAATCCAGACTCAACCATCGCCACAGGCATCAAACATCATGTTCAACTCTGGCATGCCCAGTTCGGTTACTCCTAACCACCATCAGTTGCTGAGATCGTCTTCTGGAAACAATTCTAGTGCAGGATAG